In one window of Fictibacillus phosphorivorans DNA:
- the dapA gene encoding 4-hydroxy-tetrahydrodipicolinate synthase, translating into MDFGSISTAMVTPFDSKGNIDFGRTTKLVNHLINNGTDSLVVAGTTGESATLTTEEKVALFKHVVKVVDKRVPVIAGTGSNNTKASIDLSKKAEEIGVDAIMIVAPYYNKPSQEGIIAHYKAIASAVSLPIMAYNIPGRSVISFSVDTVLRLAEVPNIVALKDAGGNLDTMSEVIENTPEDFVVYSGDDGLTLPSLAIGSAGIVSVASHVIGNEMQEMIKAFRDGENREAARIHRKLLPVMQELFKAPSPAPVKTALQVKGLDVGGVRLPLLPLNQSEREALSNRLNSL; encoded by the coding sequence ATGGATTTCGGAAGTATTAGCACCGCGATGGTAACACCTTTTGACAGCAAAGGAAACATTGACTTTGGCAGAACGACAAAATTGGTTAACCATCTGATCAATAATGGAACAGATAGTCTAGTCGTAGCAGGGACTACAGGAGAATCTGCCACATTAACGACAGAAGAAAAAGTAGCCCTTTTTAAACACGTTGTAAAAGTGGTAGATAAAAGAGTTCCTGTGATCGCTGGAACGGGAAGCAACAATACGAAAGCTTCCATCGATCTTTCAAAAAAGGCTGAAGAAATCGGTGTGGATGCGATTATGATCGTAGCGCCCTATTATAATAAACCGAGTCAAGAAGGGATCATCGCCCATTATAAAGCGATCGCAAGTGCTGTAAGCCTTCCGATCATGGCTTATAATATCCCGGGAAGATCAGTGATCTCATTCTCTGTTGATACAGTGCTTCGACTAGCTGAAGTGCCAAACATCGTGGCGTTGAAAGATGCTGGTGGGAATTTAGATACGATGAGTGAAGTGATTGAAAATACACCTGAGGATTTTGTTGTTTACAGCGGAGACGACGGATTAACCCTTCCATCTCTAGCGATAGGAAGTGCAGGAATCGTTTCAGTGGCTTCACATGTGATCGGAAACGAGATGCAAGAGATGATCAAGGCGTTTAGAGACGGTGAGAATAGAGAAGCTGCGCGTATTCATCGAAAGTTGCTTCCGGTTATGCAAGAGCTTTTTAAAGCGCCGAGTCCCGCTCCGGTTAAGACAGCCCTACAAGTAAAAGGACTGGATGTTGGCGGCGTTAGATTGCCGTTACTGCCTTTAAATCAATCTGAAAGAGAAGCTCTCTCTAACAGATTAAATAGCTTATAA
- the dapG gene encoding aspartate kinase, translating into MKIIVQKFGGTSLKDDTGRIEAIRHIKNAVEEGYKVVCVVSAMGRLGDPYATDTLLSLLGDKNKISNREQDLLLSCGEIISSVVFSGLLNENGLSSVALTGPQAGFRTNDDFSNARIIDMKVDRIKSELENNQVVVVAGYQGQSKSGDIATLGRGGSDTSASALGAALEAEFIDIFTDVEGVMTADPRLVKDARPLSVVTYAEICNMAYQGAKVIHPRAVEIAMQAKIPLRIRSTYSDLPGTLVTSAVKGPLGKDVQESIITGIAHVSNITQIKVYANDGQYDLHTKVFKAMAQEQISVDFINISPKGVVYTIMEDKTDLALAKLKDLGYEPEVNRDCAKVSAVGAGIAGTPGVTAAIVESLSSRNIQILQSADSHTTIWVLVKKADLIESVNALHSAFRLNEEGISANLQEIVQQQFNEY; encoded by the coding sequence ATGAAGATAATCGTTCAAAAATTTGGGGGAACTTCTTTAAAAGATGATACAGGCCGCATTGAGGCGATTCGTCATATAAAAAACGCGGTAGAAGAAGGTTATAAAGTCGTTTGTGTCGTTTCAGCGATGGGACGTTTGGGTGATCCGTATGCGACAGACACTTTATTAAGCCTTTTAGGAGATAAAAACAAGATTTCGAATCGAGAACAAGATCTTTTGTTGTCTTGCGGCGAAATTATTTCATCGGTCGTATTTTCTGGGTTGTTAAATGAAAATGGTCTTTCATCTGTAGCTTTAACAGGACCTCAAGCAGGATTCAGAACTAATGATGACTTTTCGAACGCGCGAATTATCGATATGAAAGTCGATCGCATCAAGTCGGAACTTGAAAACAATCAAGTAGTAGTCGTTGCAGGTTATCAAGGACAATCAAAATCTGGGGATATCGCAACACTCGGAAGAGGCGGAAGTGATACGAGTGCTTCAGCCTTAGGTGCTGCTTTAGAAGCTGAATTTATTGATATCTTTACAGATGTAGAAGGAGTCATGACTGCTGACCCTAGACTTGTTAAAGATGCAAGACCTTTATCTGTCGTAACCTATGCAGAGATCTGCAACATGGCGTATCAAGGTGCCAAGGTCATTCATCCACGTGCTGTAGAGATCGCTATGCAAGCGAAGATTCCGTTACGCATCCGTTCAACGTATTCTGATCTTCCAGGAACGCTTGTTACATCAGCTGTAAAAGGTCCTCTTGGTAAAGATGTTCAAGAATCAATCATTACGGGTATTGCACATGTTTCTAACATTACCCAAATTAAAGTGTATGCGAACGATGGTCAGTATGATCTTCACACAAAAGTGTTCAAAGCGATGGCACAAGAACAAATATCAGTAGACTTTATTAACATTAGTCCAAAAGGTGTCGTCTATACGATCATGGAAGATAAGACAGATTTGGCATTAGCAAAATTAAAGGATCTAGGATACGAACCTGAAGTGAACCGAGATTGTGCCAAAGTATCAGCAGTTGGAGCTGGTATCGCAGGAACGCCGGGAGTTACAGCAGCTATCGTAGAATCTCTGTCCAGCAGAAACATACAAATCTTACAATCTGCAGACTCGCATACTACGATTTGGGTTCTTGTAAAGAAAGCAGATCTTATTGAATCAGTAAATGCTCTTCATTCCGCTTTTCGTTTGAATGAGGAAGGAATATCTGCAAACTTACAAGAAATCGTACAGCAGCAGTTTAATGAGTATTGA
- a CDS encoding ClpP family protease codes for MDQTPETEAPQTDAPKKDESSGLIQKIQSLGQTNVPTMEGSSIHCLTIVGQIEGHMQLPPNNKATKYEHLIPQLVAIEQNHKIEGLLVILNTVGGDVEAGLAISEMIASLSKPSVSLVLGGGHSIGVPIAVSADYSFIAPTATMTIHPVRLTGLVIGVPQTFEYLDKMQDRVISFVTSHSEITEERFKELMFSKGNLTRDIGTNVIGTDAVSDGLINEVGGVGQALKKLNELIEVNKKEEDKGLTQ; via the coding sequence ATGGATCAGACACCAGAAACAGAAGCACCGCAAACAGATGCACCTAAGAAGGATGAAAGCTCAGGTCTTATACAGAAGATACAGTCGTTAGGACAAACGAACGTACCTACAATGGAAGGCTCGAGTATACATTGTTTGACGATCGTGGGCCAGATCGAAGGGCACATGCAGCTACCTCCTAACAACAAAGCAACAAAATATGAACACTTGATTCCTCAATTAGTAGCCATTGAACAGAATCATAAGATTGAAGGACTGCTTGTCATTCTGAATACAGTAGGTGGAGATGTGGAGGCTGGCCTTGCGATCTCTGAGATGATCGCATCCCTCTCAAAGCCAAGTGTTTCTCTCGTATTAGGAGGAGGACATTCTATAGGAGTACCAATAGCGGTCAGCGCTGATTATTCGTTCATCGCACCAACGGCTACTATGACCATCCATCCCGTTCGACTGACAGGTCTGGTCATTGGAGTTCCACAAACATTTGAGTATTTAGACAAGATGCAGGACCGGGTGATTTCTTTTGTTACGAGCCATTCTGAGATCACGGAAGAGCGATTTAAAGAATTGATGTTTTCTAAAGGGAACTTGACTCGTGATATAGGTACCAATGTGATTGGAACGGATGCCGTAAGTGATGGACTCATAAACGAAGTAGGCGGAGTAGGTCAAGCGCTCAAAAAGTTAAACGAACTGATCGAAGTGAACAAAAAAGAAGAAGATAAAGGATTAACACAATGA
- a CDS encoding ribonuclease J, giving the protein MSKQNRDKIKVFALGGVGEIGKNMYVVDTGEEIFVMDSGLMFPQEEMLGIDIVIPDVTYLKENLERVTGIFLTHAHEDHIGGLPYVLRQVPVPVYGTRLTLGLVEAKLKEAGLLRSTELNLIETNQKLSFNSAKVSFFHVNHSIPDAVGIAIHTSQGIIANTGDFKIDHTPIDGQHTEFGKISALAEEGVLCLLSDSTNAERPGSTGPEAQVGQEILDVFQAAKGRIIIASFASNVHRVQQVMNAAAKTNRKVAVNGRSMVKVVDIASQLGYLTIEKDLLVTIDQANDYSDEKVVILTTGSQGESMAALSRMAQKSHKQIALRPSDTVVIAATPIPGNETSVAKMVDKLMRTGADVIFGQKKVHVSGHGSAEELKFMLSMMKPKYFMPVHGEYKMQKAHQKLAIEVGVEKDNIFIVDKGEVVEFANGFAQKTGKVPSGNVLVDGLGVGDIGNIVLRDRKLLSQDGILVVVVTISKDSHKLISGPEIISRGFVYVRESEALLQEANTKVRDVLEKCMNENMKEWSSLKSNVRDTLSQYLFEKTKRRPMIMPIIMEI; this is encoded by the coding sequence TTGTCAAAACAAAATAGAGATAAAATTAAAGTTTTTGCCCTGGGCGGAGTCGGTGAGATCGGCAAAAACATGTATGTCGTGGACACAGGTGAAGAAATCTTTGTCATGGACTCAGGTCTGATGTTTCCTCAAGAGGAAATGCTTGGAATCGATATCGTCATACCAGATGTGACTTACTTGAAGGAAAACCTAGAGCGTGTGACTGGAATCTTCTTAACACATGCCCATGAAGATCATATCGGCGGACTTCCATATGTTTTAAGACAGGTACCTGTGCCTGTATATGGAACTCGTTTAACGTTAGGACTTGTAGAAGCAAAACTAAAAGAAGCGGGACTATTGCGTTCCACAGAATTAAATTTGATCGAAACGAACCAAAAGCTATCATTTAACAGTGCGAAGGTAAGCTTCTTCCACGTAAATCACAGTATTCCAGATGCAGTAGGAATTGCAATTCACACGTCACAGGGAATTATTGCAAATACTGGTGATTTTAAGATCGATCATACACCAATCGATGGACAGCATACTGAATTTGGAAAAATTTCAGCATTGGCTGAAGAAGGTGTACTGTGTTTGCTATCAGATAGTACGAACGCAGAACGACCAGGCTCTACAGGTCCAGAAGCACAAGTTGGACAAGAGATCCTTGATGTTTTCCAAGCGGCAAAAGGAAGAATTATCATAGCTTCTTTTGCTTCAAATGTACACCGTGTTCAGCAAGTTATGAACGCTGCTGCAAAAACAAACAGAAAAGTAGCTGTTAACGGAAGAAGTATGGTGAAAGTTGTTGATATCGCTTCACAACTTGGGTACTTGACGATCGAAAAAGATCTATTAGTAACGATCGATCAAGCAAACGATTACAGTGATGAAAAAGTAGTCATCTTAACAACAGGTAGCCAAGGTGAATCGATGGCAGCGTTGTCTAGAATGGCACAAAAATCACACAAACAGATCGCTCTTCGTCCTTCAGATACAGTCGTAATTGCCGCTACCCCGATACCTGGCAATGAAACTTCAGTTGCGAAGATGGTTGATAAACTGATGCGTACAGGGGCAGATGTTATCTTTGGTCAGAAAAAGGTCCACGTATCCGGACATGGTAGTGCTGAAGAACTTAAGTTCATGCTTAGTATGATGAAACCGAAATACTTCATGCCAGTTCATGGTGAATATAAGATGCAAAAAGCGCATCAAAAATTGGCGATCGAAGTTGGAGTTGAAAAAGACAACATCTTTATCGTGGATAAAGGTGAAGTGGTAGAGTTCGCTAACGGATTCGCTCAAAAAACAGGTAAAGTACCTTCAGGAAACGTATTAGTAGATGGTCTTGGAGTAGGAGATATTGGAAACATCGTACTTCGTGATCGTAAACTATTATCTCAAGATGGAATTTTAGTGGTCGTTGTTACGATCAGTAAAGATTCTCATAAGCTGATTTCAGGTCCTGAGATCATATCAAGAGGCTTTGTGTACGTTCGTGAAAGTGAAGCTCTTCTTCAAGAAGCAAATACAAAAGTTCGTGACGTACTTGAAAAGTGCATGAACGAAAATATGAAAGAATGGTCTAGTCTTAAGTCAAACGTTAGAGATACATTAAGTCAGTATCTGTTCGAAAAAACGAAGAGAAGACCAATGATCATGCCGATCATTATGGAAATTTAA
- a CDS encoding YlzJ-like family protein, translated as MIWYTMQPFELMFPEEGNEQSLQNVILYNNVPVLVERIGDETKIVQIMSTDPSHFLLEDCQPGMVLRNF; from the coding sequence ATGATCTGGTACACGATGCAGCCTTTCGAATTGATGTTTCCGGAAGAAGGAAACGAACAATCCCTGCAGAATGTAATACTTTATAATAACGTTCCTGTTCTCGTCGAACGTATCGGCGACGAAACTAAGATCGTTCAGATCATGAGCACAGACCCTTCTCATTTTTTACTTGAAGACTGTCAACCTGGAATGGTGCTGCGAAACTTTTAA